In one window of Poriferisphaera corsica DNA:
- the rsmG gene encoding 16S rRNA (guanine(527)-N(7))-methyltransferase RsmG, with amino-acid sequence MTESSSNIPQFVRDDLARLEISIDESELTQLAQFLDMLLDANTRMNLTAIRDRDAAWSRMIIDSLTLLPGLENVEAGSRVIDIGSGGGLPGIPLAIARPDLNITLLDATGKKVDFHNQAITTLELNNCQSIQNRAETLGQEKQHRAQYDLAVSRAIGKISEVLEYSFPLLKVGGRMLAMKGPAVEQELAVASDALSILGAGELFIFDAYPESFDNNLVVVSVLKESPTPKDYPRLPGIPKQCPL; translated from the coding sequence ATGACTGAATCTTCTTCAAACATCCCACAATTTGTCCGTGACGACCTCGCTCGCCTTGAAATCTCAATCGACGAGTCCGAGCTGACTCAGCTCGCTCAATTCCTCGATATGCTCCTTGATGCGAACACCCGCATGAACCTCACCGCCATCCGCGACCGTGACGCTGCTTGGTCACGCATGATCATTGATTCACTCACTCTCCTTCCAGGCCTCGAAAACGTCGAAGCAGGCTCACGAGTCATCGACATCGGCTCAGGCGGCGGACTCCCCGGCATCCCCCTCGCCATCGCTCGCCCTGATCTCAACATCACACTCCTCGATGCGACCGGCAAGAAAGTCGACTTCCACAATCAAGCGATCACCACCCTCGAACTCAATAACTGCCAATCCATCCAAAACCGTGCCGAAACCCTCGGCCAAGAGAAGCAGCACCGTGCCCAATATGATCTCGCTGTCTCCCGCGCCATTGGCAAAATTTCCGAGGTTCTCGAATATTCTTTCCCCCTTCTCAAAGTGGGGGGCCGCATGTTGGCGATGAAGGGTCCAGCCGTTGAACAGGAATTAGCTGTCGCCTCTGACGCACTTTCCATCCTCGGAGCTGGCGAGTTATTCATCTTCGACGCATACCCCGAATCCTTCGACAACAACCTCGTCGTGGTTTCGGTTCTTAAAGAAAGCCCCACCCCCAAGGACTATCCCCGCCTTCCCGGCATCCCCAAGCAGTGTCCGCTATAG
- a CDS encoding FtsW/RodA/SpoVE family cell cycle protein — protein MTDALFDNLRALFKPSPAWFTLFAAVLLTIFGSYAIDTVKPLYAWKQTHIWLPIAMITMLIVMVPHPRWMGLASYPLLVVSVLSLVYLLIPGVPLVRPINGARSWISLPGMGLQPAEFVKILYVLGLARYLRYRNSYRTFLGLFTPFLLMFVPLVLILKQPDLGTALLFAPTLFAMLVAAGAKLRHLFSLVALGVMAIVIVVAITLLAPENMQLLKPHQQVRIRSVFSLAQGDMTANKDDAFQQATGMRLIAQAGFFGNQKEESQTIIKYSRIPEPHNDMIFPVLVNRWGFCGIFAILGLYFVFISSALLVAARSKDPFVRLSCVGFAAMIFTQATVNIGMCLGLLPITGITLPFISYGGSSVLSLFIITGLIVNFAARPNAILARPSFEYDNADAIYQ, from the coding sequence TTGACCGACGCATTGTTTGATAACTTGCGAGCTTTGTTCAAGCCTTCACCAGCTTGGTTCACGCTTTTTGCTGCGGTGTTGTTGACGATTTTTGGATCATACGCGATTGACACGGTCAAGCCGTTATACGCGTGGAAGCAAACTCATATTTGGCTGCCGATTGCGATGATCACGATGCTTATCGTGATGGTGCCGCATCCAAGATGGATGGGATTAGCTTCGTATCCGCTATTGGTGGTGTCGGTATTATCACTCGTATATTTATTGATACCGGGTGTGCCGTTGGTGAGGCCGATCAATGGCGCGAGGTCATGGATTTCATTACCAGGAATGGGGCTGCAGCCTGCCGAGTTTGTAAAGATTCTATATGTGCTTGGCTTGGCCCGTTATCTACGCTATCGCAATTCATATCGAACATTTTTAGGATTGTTCACGCCATTTCTTTTGATGTTTGTGCCACTGGTCTTGATCCTCAAGCAGCCTGACCTCGGAACAGCATTACTCTTTGCACCAACCTTGTTCGCTATGCTTGTTGCCGCCGGTGCAAAACTGCGGCATCTGTTCTCGTTAGTTGCACTAGGTGTCATGGCGATCGTGATCGTCGTTGCCATTACATTGCTTGCTCCAGAAAACATGCAGCTGCTAAAGCCGCACCAGCAAGTCCGAATTCGATCGGTCTTTTCGCTCGCGCAAGGCGATATGACCGCAAATAAGGACGATGCTTTCCAGCAAGCAACCGGTATGCGTCTGATCGCACAAGCAGGTTTCTTTGGGAACCAAAAGGAAGAATCTCAGACGATCATTAAGTATTCACGCATCCCCGAGCCGCACAACGACATGATCTTCCCTGTGCTTGTAAACCGTTGGGGGTTCTGCGGCATCTTTGCCATCCTTGGCCTGTATTTTGTCTTCATCAGCTCGGCTCTGCTCGTCGCAGCTCGATCCAAAGACCCGTTTGTCAGGCTATCCTGCGTCGGATTCGCCGCCATGATCTTTACTCAGGCAACAGTCAATATCGGCATGTGCCTCGGCTTGCTCCCCATCACCGGCATCACCCTCCCATTCATCTCCTACGGCGGCTCCTCAGTTCTCTCACTCTTCATCATCACCGGGCTGATCGTAAATTTCGCCGCCCGCCCCAATGCCATCCTCGCCCGCCCATCCTTCGAATACGACAACGCCGATGCGATCTACCAGTAA
- the hpnH gene encoding adenosyl-hopene transferase HpnH, whose translation MGVPISQMWTVATYVLKNRLKGNRKYPLVLMLEPLFRCNLACAGCGKIQYPAHILKRELTPEQCFKAVDECGAPMVSIPGGEPFLHPNIEEIIEGLIARRKYIYLCTNAILLEKKLKEGRIKPSKYLTFSVHMDGQEEHHDFAVCREGTYQKAHAGIKLAVEMGFRVTTNTTLFDNFDPNSTRRFFDEMMDVGVEGMMVSPGYAYPKAPDQASFLRERQNTTDAFETLLSNRKKRWKFNQSPLFLEYLMGKRDYECTPWGNPTFSIFGWQKPCYLIQDGYVESFKELMETTDWDSYGRASGNTNCQQCMVHCGYEPSAVDHTFASPMGMFATIKAMVFNKYPSQKAKQQLEAETQKLHGPMSHVVQLGIEVNGKKVSAEDLKSKQSA comes from the coding sequence ATGGGCGTACCGATCTCGCAAATGTGGACTGTCGCAACCTATGTCCTCAAAAACCGCCTCAAAGGCAACAGGAAGTACCCCCTCGTCCTCATGCTCGAGCCACTGTTCCGCTGCAACCTCGCATGCGCAGGCTGTGGTAAGATCCAATACCCCGCGCATATCCTCAAGCGTGAGCTGACCCCCGAACAATGCTTCAAAGCTGTCGATGAATGCGGCGCCCCCATGGTCTCCATCCCCGGCGGCGAACCCTTCCTTCACCCCAATATCGAAGAAATCATCGAAGGCCTCATCGCTCGACGCAAATACATCTACCTCTGCACCAACGCCATCCTCCTCGAAAAGAAACTCAAAGAAGGCCGCATCAAGCCCTCCAAGTACCTCACTTTTTCTGTCCACATGGACGGCCAGGAAGAGCACCACGACTTCGCCGTCTGCCGTGAAGGCACTTATCAAAAAGCTCACGCTGGCATCAAGCTTGCCGTCGAGATGGGGTTCCGTGTCACCACCAATACCACCCTTTTCGACAACTTTGACCCCAACTCCACCCGTCGCTTCTTTGACGAGATGATGGACGTCGGCGTTGAAGGCATGATGGTTTCACCCGGCTACGCTTATCCTAAAGCACCCGACCAAGCCTCATTCCTTCGAGAACGTCAGAATACGACTGACGCATTCGAAACGCTTCTCTCAAACCGCAAAAAACGCTGGAAGTTCAACCAGTCCCCACTCTTCCTCGAATACCTCATGGGTAAACGCGACTACGAATGCACCCCTTGGGGCAACCCAACCTTCTCGATCTTCGGTTGGCAAAAGCCTTGCTACCTGATCCAAGATGGCTACGTCGAATCCTTTAAGGAATTGATGGAGACAACCGACTGGGACAGCTACGGCCGCGCCTCCGGCAATACCAACTGCCAACAGTGCATGGTTCACTGCGGCTACGAACCTTCAGCCGTCGACCATACCTTTGCTTCGCCGATGGGGATGTTCGCCACGATTAAGGCAATGGTATTTAATAAGTACCCATCTCAGAAGGCTAAGCAACAGTTAGAAGCTGAAACCCAAAAACTTCACGGCCCGATGAGCCACGTCGTCCAACTCGGTATTGAAGTCAACGGTAAAAAAGTCAGTGCCGAGGATCTCAAATCCAAGCAGTCGGCATAA
- a CDS encoding RNA polymerase sigma factor — protein sequence MSRKFRQNLVDELLIIKAQQGCRDSMSQLIKRWHKQLLQYAFKVTRNEHLAHDIVQETWVTVIKKITSLQEINRFRPWVLRILNNNCRDHWRKEETYQQHITQHQTQTNTSQAKRGRQTESEFFDEIMQQLDGPSRAILIMKYVHEMSIHEIAKSLNIPPGTAKSRLYHARNKFKHQFERN from the coding sequence ATGTCCAGGAAATTCCGGCAAAACCTCGTCGATGAGCTGCTCATCATCAAAGCTCAACAAGGCTGCAGGGATTCAATGTCCCAACTCATCAAACGCTGGCACAAGCAACTTCTTCAATACGCATTCAAGGTCACCCGTAACGAACACCTCGCGCATGACATCGTGCAGGAAACGTGGGTCACCGTCATCAAAAAAATTACATCCCTGCAGGAAATCAATCGTTTTCGACCTTGGGTTCTGCGCATACTCAATAACAATTGCCGCGACCATTGGCGAAAAGAAGAGACATACCAGCAACACATCACGCAACACCAAACACAAACTAATACCTCTCAGGCAAAACGTGGACGACAAACCGAGAGCGAATTTTTTGATGAAATCATGCAGCAGCTCGATGGCCCATCGCGGGCTATCCTCATCATGAAATATGTTCATGAAATGTCTATCCATGAGATAGCCAAATCATTGAACATTCCACCGGGAACCGCAAAATCTCGCCTCTATCACGCCAGAAACAAGTTCAAACACCAGTTTGAAAGGAACTAG